One Dethiosulfovibrio faecalis DNA window includes the following coding sequences:
- the mnmG gene encoding tRNA uridine-5-carboxymethylaminomethyl(34) synthesis enzyme MnmG, with the protein MTNKVYDVIVVGAGHAGCEAALVAARMGHDTLLLNLYLDNIALMPCNPSIGGPAKGHLVREISALGGEQARATDRSALMMRWLNTSKGPAVRALRAQCDLHDYHWHYREVIESCPRLELHQDTVVGLIVEGDQVKGVETLYGLSYHARSVILTTGTYLDGRVHIGTVNFSSGPLGQIPAHGLGENLLKLGFRMGRLKTGTTPRVHSDSIDWSELQIQEGEEEPQSMDLWDEPEVYRHITCGVGKTNLDTHRIITENLDRSPVSSGTITGTGPRYCPSIESKVMQFPDKESHTVFFEPVARGSKEIYLQNFSTSLPYDVQIEMTRTLPGCREARIMRAGYAIEYDYMDPTQLAPWLETKAIKGLFCAGQINGTSGYEEAAAQGLMAGINAVLRLRGEPYLVLGRHEAYIGVLIDDLVTKGTREPYRMLTSRCEHRLLMRHDNADRRLSGIGRKLGLLDDGRWEILVERWRNTDREIKRLGSTRIKPSEEINSDLASIGEAPMDRSLTGAELLKRPGVDYDFLSRHIPSGEDLEGHIRRRVEVEIKYAGYVARQERSVKKFERMEALTIPDDFDYRSMKGMLAESLEKLERIRPKTLGQARRISGVTPTDLQLLSLALSVRRRRDGAA; encoded by the coding sequence ATGACGAATAAAGTATACGACGTGATAGTTGTCGGAGCGGGCCACGCCGGATGCGAGGCCGCCTTGGTAGCCGCCAGAATGGGCCACGACACGCTCCTTTTGAACCTGTATCTGGACAACATAGCCCTGATGCCGTGCAATCCCTCCATAGGCGGCCCTGCAAAGGGACATCTGGTCAGGGAGATATCCGCTCTGGGAGGGGAACAGGCCAGGGCGACGGATCGCTCGGCCTTGATGATGAGATGGCTCAACACCTCCAAGGGACCTGCCGTAAGGGCCCTCAGGGCCCAGTGCGACCTCCACGATTACCACTGGCACTACCGCGAGGTGATAGAGAGCTGTCCCCGTCTGGAGCTGCATCAGGACACGGTGGTCGGTCTGATAGTCGAGGGGGATCAGGTCAAGGGAGTCGAGACTCTGTACGGCCTCTCATACCACGCCAGATCGGTGATACTGACCACAGGGACATATCTGGACGGAAGGGTCCACATAGGCACGGTCAACTTCTCGTCAGGGCCTCTGGGACAGATTCCGGCCCACGGACTGGGCGAGAACCTCTTGAAGCTGGGATTCCGCATGGGAAGGCTCAAGACCGGCACCACCCCCAGGGTCCACTCGGACTCCATCGACTGGAGCGAACTCCAGATCCAGGAGGGCGAGGAGGAGCCTCAGTCCATGGACCTGTGGGACGAGCCGGAGGTATATCGCCACATAACCTGCGGCGTAGGAAAGACCAACCTGGACACCCACAGGATAATAACGGAGAACCTGGACAGGTCGCCGGTGAGCTCCGGAACCATAACGGGAACCGGACCGAGATACTGTCCCTCCATAGAGTCCAAGGTTATGCAGTTTCCCGATAAGGAAAGTCACACCGTATTCTTCGAGCCGGTAGCTCGGGGATCCAAGGAGATATACCTTCAGAACTTCTCCACCAGCCTGCCCTACGACGTCCAGATAGAGATGACCAGAACCCTTCCGGGATGCAGGGAGGCCAGGATAATGAGGGCCGGCTACGCCATAGAGTACGACTATATGGACCCGACCCAGCTCGCTCCCTGGCTGGAGACAAAGGCTATAAAGGGTCTCTTCTGCGCCGGACAGATAAACGGCACCTCCGGCTACGAGGAGGCCGCTGCCCAGGGTCTTATGGCCGGTATAAACGCCGTTCTCAGGCTCAGGGGGGAGCCCTACTTAGTATTGGGCCGCCACGAGGCCTATATAGGGGTCCTGATAGACGATCTTGTCACCAAAGGTACCAGAGAGCCTTATCGTATGTTGACCAGCCGCTGCGAACACAGGCTGCTCATGAGACACGACAACGCCGACAGAAGACTCTCCGGCATAGGTAGAAAACTAGGTCTTCTGGACGACGGCAGATGGGAGATACTGGTCGAACGGTGGCGGAATACGGATCGAGAGATAAAAAGACTGGGATCCACGAGGATAAAGCCGTCGGAGGAGATAAACTCCGATCTTGCCTCCATAGGAGAGGCCCCTATGGACAGGTCCCTCACGGGAGCGGAGCTCCTGAAACGCCCCGGCGTCGATTACGACTTCCTGTCTCGACATATACCCTCCGGAGAGGATCTGGAGGGACACATACGTCGGAGGGTGGAGGTCGAGATCAAATACGCCGGTTACGTAGCGAGACAGGAGAGATCCGTTAAGAAGTTCGAGAGGATGGAGGCGTTGACCATTCCTGACGATTTCGACTACAGATCGATGAAGGGCATGTTGGCAGAGAGCCTGGAAAAACTCGAGAGGATCCGTCCTAAGACCCTGGGACAGGCCAGACGCATATCCGGGGTAACCCCTACGGACCTGCAGCTTCTGTCCCTGGCCCTGTCGGTCAGGAGACGGAGAGATGGCGCGGCGTAG
- a CDS encoding transglycosylase SLT domain-containing protein: MDVKMKKNIAMLVLAASIVVVVLSLLKLELQGEFVDVDISDRFTRSASAFENARSRELYIPGSDTVRESVMACRTIIRSAAEESTVLASYIIGQNKKIPHSVAMEEAVAFLRYSSLYGVPLDIAVAVANTESHFNPQAESSHGSLGVMQVTWRVHRDLLSPYGFKSDDDLHDPSLGIKAGCILLSRYIKANDDLKTALGRYYGGSLEVYWRRISRNLRRYRKFEENRLK; this comes from the coding sequence ATGGACGTCAAGATGAAAAAGAACATAGCGATGCTGGTACTGGCGGCATCGATAGTTGTCGTTGTCCTCTCTCTGCTGAAGCTTGAGCTTCAGGGAGAGTTTGTCGATGTCGACATATCGGACAGATTCACACGGTCCGCCTCCGCCTTCGAGAACGCAAGGTCGAGAGAACTGTACATCCCGGGATCGGATACAGTCAGGGAGTCCGTCATGGCCTGCCGGACTATAATAAGGTCCGCCGCCGAGGAATCCACCGTCCTGGCGTCCTATATAATCGGTCAGAACAAGAAAATCCCCCACTCCGTGGCGATGGAGGAGGCCGTCGCCTTTCTCAGATACAGCAGCCTCTACGGAGTACCGCTGGACATAGCTGTAGCTGTGGCCAACACGGAGAGCCATTTCAACCCCCAGGCCGAGAGCTCCCACGGTTCACTGGGTGTCATGCAGGTTACCTGGAGGGTACACAGAGACCTGCTATCGCCCTACGGATTCAAGTCAGACGACGACCTCCACGATCCATCCCTGGGGATAAAGGCGGGATGCATTCTGCTGTCCAGATACATAAAGGCAAACGACGACCTGAAGACAGCTCTGGGAAGATATTACGGCGGCTCCCTCGAGGTCTACTGGAGAAGGATATCCAGAAACCTCCGCAGGTACAGGAAATTCGAGGAAAACCGCCTAAAATAA
- a CDS encoding YhdT family protein, which yields MFPGKHEDRRFKTAHFEAICSLALTALYFLWWYGFAYHGTDSGPEGYHYFMGLPGWFFFSCVLGPFLFCFIAWAMVNLLFKEVSLAPKEEDDGRG from the coding sequence ATGTTTCCCGGGAAACATGAGGATAGAAGGTTCAAGACGGCTCATTTCGAGGCGATCTGTTCACTGGCTCTAACCGCTCTTTATTTTTTATGGTGGTACGGTTTCGCCTACCACGGTACCGATTCCGGGCCGGAAGGCTACCATTATTTCATGGGGCTTCCTGGGTGGTTTTTCTTCAGCTGCGTGTTGGGGCCCTTCCTCTTTTGCTTCATAGCCTGGGCCATGGTGAACCTCCTGTTCAAGGAAGTCAGCCTCGCTCCGAAGGAGGAAGACGATGGAAGGGGTTAA
- the dnaA gene encoding chromosomal replication initiator protein DnaA, giving the protein MKDVEKLWQDIVAASTPKLPDGTVDVWLKTCVPLSIEDEVLLLDVANDFIKVQIQNRFQKILEDTMRDLGYGDGLKLNVGTGENRKEQERAEKTIKPESHGKVNGLNPNYLFSSFVVGKSNRLAHAASLAVAESPGAAYNPLFIWGGVGLGKTHLMHAIGHHALQNDRNLKVGYVSSEKFTNELITSIKNNRTAEFRARYRTMDLLLIDDIQFLAGKESTQEEFFHTFNSLHDGKKQIVLSSDRPPKDIKSIEDRLVSRFEWGLVTDIQSPDYETRIAILTKKAEFRNYPMPEDVINYLAQNVPSNIRELEGALNRVIACAELNSEPVTVENTSEWLKDIVRHTSKGPVSIDLIQQIVAEECSFTVEDLTSSKRTSEIALARQIAMFICRKHTESSLQQIGSAFNKKDHTTVLHAQKKIEQLLQDNARVKGIVDNIESKL; this is encoded by the coding sequence GTGAAAGACGTGGAAAAACTATGGCAAGACATCGTCGCGGCATCTACGCCTAAACTTCCGGACGGAACGGTAGACGTGTGGCTGAAGACCTGCGTCCCCCTCTCCATAGAGGACGAGGTTCTTTTGCTGGACGTAGCCAACGATTTTATAAAGGTGCAGATCCAGAACCGCTTCCAGAAAATACTGGAGGATACAATGAGGGATCTCGGTTACGGAGACGGACTTAAACTGAACGTAGGAACAGGAGAAAACAGAAAGGAACAGGAGAGGGCCGAGAAGACAATAAAACCCGAATCGCATGGAAAGGTCAACGGACTCAACCCCAACTACCTGTTTTCCTCCTTCGTCGTCGGCAAATCCAACAGGCTGGCCCACGCCGCTAGTCTGGCAGTCGCCGAGAGCCCTGGAGCCGCCTACAACCCCCTGTTTATATGGGGAGGGGTAGGACTAGGGAAGACCCATCTTATGCACGCTATAGGGCACCATGCCCTTCAAAACGACAGGAATCTCAAGGTAGGCTACGTCAGCTCGGAGAAGTTCACCAACGAGCTCATAACCAGCATAAAAAACAACAGAACCGCCGAGTTCAGGGCCAGATACAGGACCATGGACCTCCTGCTGATAGACGACATACAGTTTCTCGCAGGGAAGGAAAGCACCCAGGAGGAGTTTTTCCACACATTCAACAGCCTCCACGACGGTAAGAAACAGATAGTACTGAGCTCGGACAGACCTCCCAAGGACATAAAGTCCATAGAGGACAGGTTGGTCAGCCGTTTCGAATGGGGTCTGGTGACGGACATACAGTCGCCGGACTACGAGACCAGGATAGCCATACTCACTAAGAAGGCAGAGTTCAGAAATTACCCCATGCCGGAGGACGTAATAAACTACCTGGCCCAGAACGTACCGAGCAACATAAGGGAGCTTGAGGGGGCCCTCAACAGGGTTATAGCCTGTGCGGAGCTCAACAGCGAGCCGGTCACGGTGGAAAACACCTCGGAATGGCTCAAGGACATAGTGAGACATACCTCCAAGGGACCGGTCAGCATAGACCTTATACAGCAGATCGTCGCGGAGGAATGCTCCTTCACGGTGGAGGATCTCACCAGCAGCAAGAGGACCTCGGAGATAGCCCTGGCGAGACAGATAGCCATGTTCATATGCAGAAAACACACGGAGAGCAGCCTTCAACAGATAGGATCGGCCTTCAACAAGAAGGACCATACTACGGTTCTCCACGCCCAGAAGAAGATAGAGCAACTTTTACAGGACAACGCCAGAGTGAAGGGAATTGTGGATAACATCGAGTCTAAGCTGTGA
- the panF gene encoding sodium/pantothenate symporter: protein MEGVNVSVVIPVALYLIGIYAMAVYCNRRLSSSDNFMEEYFIGSRGMGGFVLAMTLVATYTSASSFIGGPGVAYKMGLGWVLLAMIQVPTAWLTLGVLGKKFAIVARRIGAVTVNDLLRARYESPAVVIAGSVSLLAFFVAAMTAQFIGGARLFQGMTGLSYNTGLAIFAVTVVVYTTVGGFRAVALTDALQGVVMIVGTTALLFGIVSMGGGMEKVIATLRNIDPDLITPHGPDGFISKPFILSFWVLVCLGVVGLPHTAVRCMGYRDSRSMHGAMVIGTFVLAFVMLGMHLCGALGRAVVPGIDVGDTIMPILSLRVLPPVVAGIFLAGPLAGVMSTIDSQLILASATIVKDIYVNYVSPESVRSERGIKKVRIMSLAATAMIGTVVLLAAFRPPELIVWINIFAFGGMQAAFLWPLVLGLYWKRANGKGALASMVTGVITYISMASTMKSFMGMNVIIPTLLVGLVAFVLVSLLSKRPNDSVIDLFWME, encoded by the coding sequence ATGGAAGGGGTTAACGTATCCGTAGTGATCCCCGTAGCCCTCTATTTGATAGGAATATACGCGATGGCGGTCTACTGCAACAGGAGGCTGTCGAGCTCGGATAACTTCATGGAGGAGTACTTTATAGGAAGTCGCGGCATGGGAGGCTTCGTCCTGGCCATGACGCTGGTGGCTACCTACACCAGCGCCAGCAGTTTCATAGGAGGTCCGGGAGTTGCCTATAAAATGGGGCTCGGATGGGTCCTCTTAGCCATGATCCAGGTCCCTACGGCCTGGCTGACACTGGGAGTCCTGGGGAAGAAGTTCGCCATAGTGGCCAGGAGGATAGGGGCTGTGACGGTCAACGACCTTCTCAGGGCCAGATACGAGAGTCCCGCTGTGGTCATAGCCGGATCGGTCAGTCTGCTGGCTTTCTTCGTGGCAGCCATGACCGCCCAGTTTATAGGGGGGGCCAGGCTCTTTCAGGGCATGACCGGTCTATCCTACAACACGGGACTGGCAATATTCGCCGTTACCGTGGTAGTGTATACAACAGTTGGGGGTTTTAGGGCGGTGGCTCTTACCGACGCTCTCCAGGGGGTTGTCATGATAGTAGGGACAACGGCCCTGCTCTTCGGCATAGTGTCCATGGGAGGAGGTATGGAGAAGGTCATAGCCACTTTGAGGAATATAGACCCGGACCTGATAACCCCTCACGGGCCGGACGGATTCATATCCAAGCCCTTCATACTTTCCTTCTGGGTGTTGGTATGTCTCGGAGTGGTCGGTCTGCCCCACACCGCAGTAAGATGCATGGGCTACAGGGATTCGAGATCCATGCACGGAGCCATGGTGATAGGCACCTTCGTTTTAGCCTTTGTCATGTTGGGGATGCACCTCTGCGGGGCTCTCGGTAGGGCCGTGGTGCCGGGGATAGACGTGGGAGATACCATAATGCCCATACTGTCCCTGAGGGTGTTGCCTCCGGTGGTGGCGGGAATATTCCTGGCCGGCCCCTTGGCGGGGGTCATGTCGACAATAGACTCCCAGCTGATATTGGCATCTGCCACCATAGTGAAGGATATATACGTGAACTACGTCTCTCCAGAATCGGTACGCTCCGAGAGAGGCATAAAAAAGGTCCGAATAATGAGCCTTGCCGCCACGGCAATGATAGGTACGGTGGTCTTGCTGGCGGCTTTCAGGCCTCCGGAGCTGATAGTGTGGATAAATATCTTCGCCTTCGGTGGAATGCAGGCCGCCTTTCTATGGCCTCTGGTTTTGGGACTCTACTGGAAAAGGGCTAACGGAAAGGGAGCTTTGGCCTCGATGGTTACAGGGGTGATTACCTACATATCGATGGCCTCCACGATGAAGAGCTTCATGGGGATGAACGTAATTATACCGACGTTGCTGGTGGGGCTCGTGGCCTTCGTCCTGGTCAGTCTGTTGTCGAAGAGGCCGAATGATTCGGTTATCGATCTGTTCTGGATGGAGTGA
- the dnaN gene encoding DNA polymerase III subunit beta, with translation MRLTIDKTAFMKSWNVAERVAAQKSTLSVLSGILCTAENGNVTLQATDLKTSVKVKSEGITVDEPGKAVLPVKVVGELFKKAPTSIFTVEVAEGGTGTLLSGRNRYRFTTYPADDFPPLPSPEGASSFCVLGKSELHRILDEGGIAGSMGEEFPKYLGAELLQVKSGECHCVSTDGRRLSLSKAYVDKESPEQDMLLPLASVREFLRILSGLGEELQVNVSVDGALGYFRLDSLEFSVRRVDSSFPNYERILSPNTTTTLDVDRSQFISALERVDVVVRDHSRMVVLILSPGGDLKLSGRAPEIGEATEIVDGMIKGESLKVAFNVGFLIDGLKAFHGDKVSLSFNGQEGQMMMLRPNESDFLYMLMPIKLKSADLDGLDDGGDDL, from the coding sequence ATGAGACTCACCATAGACAAAACCGCCTTTATGAAGAGCTGGAACGTAGCGGAAAGGGTCGCGGCACAGAAGAGCACCCTTAGCGTGTTGTCCGGAATACTCTGTACTGCTGAAAATGGAAACGTAACTCTACAGGCAACGGATCTTAAGACATCCGTCAAGGTCAAGTCGGAAGGGATCACGGTAGACGAACCGGGAAAGGCCGTCCTTCCCGTAAAGGTCGTCGGAGAGCTCTTCAAGAAGGCTCCCACTTCCATATTTACGGTCGAGGTGGCGGAGGGAGGAACCGGAACCCTACTCTCCGGTAGAAACAGATACCGTTTCACCACCTATCCCGCCGACGACTTTCCTCCTCTCCCCTCTCCGGAGGGAGCCTCTTCCTTCTGCGTACTGGGAAAGAGCGAGCTGCACAGGATCCTGGACGAGGGAGGCATAGCCGGAAGCATGGGGGAGGAATTCCCCAAATACCTTGGAGCGGAGCTCCTTCAGGTCAAATCCGGAGAATGCCACTGCGTGTCCACCGACGGCAGAAGGCTCTCTCTGTCCAAGGCCTACGTCGACAAGGAAAGCCCGGAACAGGATATGTTGCTGCCTCTGGCGTCGGTGAGGGAATTTCTGAGGATACTCTCCGGTCTTGGGGAGGAGCTTCAGGTGAACGTATCGGTAGACGGCGCTCTGGGCTATTTCCGACTGGACTCTCTGGAGTTCTCGGTGAGAAGGGTGGATTCGTCCTTTCCCAACTACGAGAGGATACTGAGCCCCAACACCACCACCACGTTGGACGTCGATAGATCCCAGTTCATATCTGCTCTGGAGAGGGTCGACGTGGTGGTCAGGGACCACAGTCGGATGGTCGTCCTGATACTGTCGCCCGGAGGGGACCTGAAACTCTCGGGAAGGGCCCCTGAGATAGGCGAGGCCACCGAGATAGTGGACGGAATGATAAAGGGCGAGTCCCTCAAGGTAGCCTTCAACGTCGGCTTTCTCATAGACGGACTGAAGGCCTTCCACGGAGACAAGGTATCCCTCTCCTTCAACGGCCAAGAGGGGCAGATGATGATGCTCAGGCCCAACGAAAGCGATTTTCTCTACATGCTTATGCCCATAAAGCTCAAGAGCGCCGACCTGGACGGTCTGGACGACGGCGGAGACGACCTATAG
- a CDS encoding DUF721 domain-containing protein: MARRRSRPELLRGLLSGRLPPGLSTALSISEVDKEWSSIVGSVLGRKSRPVSLDRGTLVVACESPGVAKMISMKAGTVASSVEKRWRLGVKSVRAVVARIEAKRDIPESKPARIIPSERSVKACLSYTSDKIDREDVAEALARLMATYMKRFPEKEE; this comes from the coding sequence ATGGCGCGGCGTAGATCCCGTCCCGAGCTTCTGAGGGGCCTGCTCTCCGGCAGGCTTCCTCCGGGGTTGTCCACGGCACTGTCCATATCGGAGGTGGACAAGGAGTGGTCCTCCATAGTTGGGTCCGTCCTTGGTCGTAAGAGCAGACCGGTAAGTCTGGACAGAGGGACCTTGGTGGTGGCCTGCGAGAGTCCCGGGGTGGCCAAGATGATATCGATGAAGGCAGGTACGGTGGCCTCCTCGGTGGAGAAAAGATGGCGTTTGGGGGTAAAGTCGGTGAGAGCCGTGGTTGCCAGGATAGAGGCCAAGAGGGATATTCCCGAGTCGAAGCCTGCCAGGATAATACCCTCGGAGAGATCGGTGAAGGCATGCCTCAGCTACACGTCCGATAAGATAGACAGAGAGGACGTGGCAGAGGCTCTGGCCAGACTGATGGCCACGTATATGAAGCGTTTTCCCGAAAAGGAGGAATGA
- the recF gene encoding DNA replication/repair protein RecF (All proteins in this family for which functions are known are DNA-binding proteins that assist the filamentation of RecA onto DNA for the initiation of recombination or recombinational repair.) → MFFSESGTRNFRNLETGRIKWDKKLNLLIGPNGAGKTNILESLHILTGWGPFKSLRKSPLLNWDSDESRGFLEGTFGGEEDVLVQSSVTSRCAMKCDGKRSNCASIRFRVPALAFLPGDLALIEGGPSVRRRFLDVLCALLYPVYALKLTEYRRAVRHKRALLSEGKNTELIDSVMAPMAEWIWTCREKASLAVTMGLDSFSDLLPGPIDLALSRGGVDLSRNPSGGYVEGVRSRRRSEIGSGRPLVGPHRDDLTIEASGMEASSRFSRGQRRRTSLAMVMAAGWAVERKLRRSPILLLDEVASELDRSGRDITVETLVSSGWQIFAATAEDDLISWPGSLWTVREGRITRREE, encoded by the coding sequence GTGTTCTTCTCCGAGAGCGGAACCAGAAACTTCAGAAACCTCGAGACCGGAAGGATAAAGTGGGATAAAAAGCTCAACCTCCTGATAGGTCCAAACGGAGCGGGCAAGACCAATATTCTCGAAAGCCTTCACATTCTCACGGGATGGGGACCGTTCAAGTCTCTAAGGAAATCGCCTCTTCTGAACTGGGATTCCGACGAGTCCAGGGGATTCCTGGAGGGGACCTTCGGAGGCGAAGAGGACGTCCTGGTGCAGTCCTCGGTCACGTCCCGATGCGCCATGAAATGTGACGGAAAAAGGAGTAACTGCGCCTCCATAAGGTTCAGGGTTCCGGCTCTGGCCTTTCTGCCGGGGGACCTGGCACTCATAGAAGGAGGTCCGTCGGTCAGGAGGAGGTTTCTGGACGTCCTCTGCGCACTTCTATACCCGGTCTACGCCCTGAAACTTACAGAGTACAGACGGGCGGTCAGACACAAGAGGGCTCTTCTGTCCGAGGGCAAAAACACCGAGCTTATCGACTCGGTAATGGCTCCTATGGCGGAGTGGATATGGACCTGCAGGGAAAAGGCCTCCCTGGCCGTGACCATGGGACTGGACAGCTTCTCCGACCTTCTTCCGGGACCGATAGATCTGGCCCTTTCGAGAGGGGGCGTGGATCTTTCCAGAAACCCTTCCGGCGGATATGTAGAGGGAGTCCGGTCCAGAAGACGGTCCGAGATCGGCTCGGGACGGCCTCTGGTGGGGCCTCATAGGGACGATCTGACGATAGAGGCCTCCGGTATGGAGGCGTCTTCCAGATTCAGCAGAGGTCAGAGAAGACGGACCTCTCTGGCTATGGTGATGGCGGCGGGATGGGCCGTGGAGAGAAAGCTGCGGCGGTCTCCCATATTGCTGCTGGACGAGGTGGCCTCGGAGCTGGATCGATCCGGCAGGGACATAACGGTAGAGACCCTGGTCTCCTCTGGGTGGCAGATATTCGCAGCCACGGCCGAGGACGACCTTATTAGCTGGCCCGGATCTCTATGGACCGTGAGGGAAGGGCGTATAACCAGACGGGAGGAATGA